A segment of the Bdellovibrio bacteriovorus genome:
TGCTGTTCTTTGCTGACCACTTTCGGGGCGCGCGGGGACGGCTCCATATAATGCTGCAACAATCCGGTGGAAAGACCCTGGCCTTGCACGCGGGCGCGATAGATCTTTTGCATCTCGCGTGCGATCAGCAGTTTATTGAACTCGGTCTGAAATTCGGGTCTCTTGGCATAGACGATCAATCCTCGTGTGGGCACATCCAGACGGTGAGTCACATAGACGGGTTGATTTATAGTCTGCTGCAGATACGACTGCAGATTCTCATGCAGATTATCAACGCTGGCATGAACGGGCAGGCCCGAAATTTTGTTGGCCACCACAAAGTGTTCGTTTTCAAAGACGATACGCGATCTCCAGTGTCCGTCGTTGGCGGTGAATCGACGGGGTTTAGTATGGACCCTGATGTAATCGCCGACGGAAACCGAGGAATTTTCTGTCGTGCGCTGATGATTGTGGTAAATGGCACCCAGATGCAGAAGAAACTCGATTTGCATGCGATCAAGTTCCAGATTGCCTAATAATACATCACAAAGCCCTCCAGCCTGGGGGCTTAATATATGTCTAACTCCGTATTCAAATCCTCTGGCACTCTGCATACTTCAATCTTCTGTTAGAAACACTCATAGCACGGTGTAGCAAGGGTGTTCAAGTGAGACAGTTTCATCCATAGTAAGGTCCTCAAGGAGAGATTGCAGTTTGGAGTTTGCTAACGAGCCAATATTTCAATGGATGTCTCAGTTTGCGTATCAGCCGGGGATGGTTTACGCCGGTTTGATCGCGATGATGGCATTATCTGCCGTTGGTTTTCCGCTGCCGGAAGAAGTCACTCTTATTAGTGTGGGTATCTTGGCCTTTATGGGCGCCCACCCAGCGCATTTCCCGCCCCCGTACGAGGGCGCCCCTGTCGTCAACGTTCATACCGCTGCCATCATAGCCTTTACGGCCGTCGTGGCCAGTGACACCCTGATCTATGTGATAGGACGGGTGTTTGGACGAAAGCTTCTTTACCATCCCAGAGTTCACAAGTTCTTCCCAGAGCACATGATGAAACGTGTGGAAGAGTGGACACACAAGTACGGCGCTTATGCCTGCGGTATCTTCCGTTTCACTCCAGGTTTGCGTTTCCCAGGTCACTTGGCTTGCGGAATGCTGAGATACCCAGTCTGGAAGTTCCTGGTGATCGACGGTATCGCCGCTCTGATCAGCGTGCCGACGCAGATTTACCTGTTGGCGCATTACGGGGAGCCGATCCTGAAGTACCTGCGTCAGTTCAAGCTGGTTCTGTTTGGAATCATCGGATTGTTGGTTGTTTATTTTGTAGCCAAGAAAATTCATCAACGCTGGTCGGCTCGCGCAGCCAGTCGCTAAAAAGAAAAGCCCAGCTCGAAGCTGGGCTTTTTAGTTTTAAATCAAACAAACAGATTATGCGGCGTTGCTGCCGAAAACCGCTTCCGGTGTCACTTCACAGCACAGGTGCAGGCTGACTGGTTTAGAGTGGAATTTCGGCTCCACATCCTTCCAGAAGATTTTCTCATAGCCGCTTTGCAGGGCAAAGATCTCTTCACGGATTTTGAACAGCAAACCAGCAGGGGAACCCAGCAGCCAGTCCATCTGAACCAGATAAAAGGCCTCTTCCAGCTCCATCGGGCTCAATGATTCGATGAAGTTTTTCGGCAGGTTGTCCACCAGGTGGCAGGCGTTGTGGGAATATTTATGGAAGGCTTTTTCCATAGGATTCACCAGCAGTTTTTCCACGCGGCTGTCAGGAGTTTTCGGACCCGCAAACGGTTGAGAGAACTTTTTGAAGTTCCAGTACAACAAAGCATCATTCACCACATATTCGGCGCGCGGCAGATAATCGGTGATAGCGTCCACTTTAACACCTTCATGGGACGGGTCTTCAACATGAGCGTTGTGATCCACAGCCACCAGGCTTCTGAGGTTGTACAGGAATGAATAAAGGTACTGAAGCTTGTCGACAAACGGTTTAGAGAAGTTCAGACCGAAGTTGTACATCAACGGCTGACCCATTTTGTTTTCAAACCAACTGAAGCTGTCCAGAAGCGGCCACAAAGCCGTCAGATCCACACCCCACGGTTTCAACGCCGTTTCAAAGTGTTCGTTGAAGTGAGATTCAAATTCGGCGCACAGATCCGGATTCACAACCGCGATGTGGGACTGCAGTGCACGCACGCGTGGCAAAGAGCGTTCATAAAGTTCGGTGTGGGGATCCAATGCCTTCCAGGCTTCGCTCGCAAAATTATAATCCAGGTGAGGAGTTGCCACCGGGCTTTTAATGTAATGATTCAGTTTGACCAGAGACAATCCTACCAAGGCGTCAGACATGTACTTGAACGGCTCAGAGGCTTTGAATTTGTCGTAAGCGGAAGGTTGATTCCAGAATTGAACCTTGACGGGTTTCCAAGTGGAACCCTTTTCCATGGTGACATCAAAACCCAAACGCAAGCTTTTATGCTTCATACATACTCCTACATGTCTGTTGTTATCGGTTGAACTGCGGCCTTGTTCGAGTCCGGGTTTTCAGGATATAACCTAGACCTATGGTTGGATTTGGCTATTGGATCGATGCTCACGGACACCTTGCGGACCTGCGATGGCAGGGGCAGGTGGACACTATTATCGATGAGGCCCGCTCAAAGGGCATCGCCTTCTTCATGCAAGGGGGCGTAGATCCTGAAGATTGGCAGCGTCAGCGCGAAATCAAAGCGCGCTACCCCAGTCATATCGGTCTTTGTTTTGGCCTGCACCCGTACTGGGTGGCGGCCCACGATGACGATGAATGTGAGCAGGCTCTGGATCTGCTGGCGCAGGCGCTGCCTGAAGCCGATGGTTTGGGGGAGCTGGGTTTGGATTTTCGCCCGCATATCATGAAAGATTCGATGGAACGCCAGATTGGCGTATTTGAGCAACAGTTGGAACTGGGGCATATCACGGGGAAGCCTCTGGTGTTGCATCTGGTGCAGGCCCACGAGGAAAGTCTTAAGATCATGGACGTGTGGGGGCTGCCAAAGCAAAAAGGCATGGTACACTCGTTCAACGGCAGTGCTTATAAGGCGCAGGATTTCCTGCAAAGGGGCCTTATGCTGTCCATTGGAGGCCCGGTGTGTCGCCCGGACAATCAGAAGCTGCATCAGGCGGTGCGTGAAATTCCCCTGGAACAGCTTTTAATTGAAAGTGACAGCCCGGATCAGGGGCCTCCTGCCTATAAAGGCCGCTTAAATCCCCCAGAAAGCATCTGGGAGGTGGCAAGAACTATAGGGGAGCTAAAATCACTTGATCCTCTGGAAATATTAGATATCACTACTGCAAACTTTCGGAGACTGGGCATAGGCCCACAGAGCGCAGGGCCTGCGGCCCGTAGCTGAAGTAGCTTGGAGAAATTAATGGAAACCACACAATCACCTAATTTGCCTCAACCTCAGGAAACCGAGTACGTTTTGCACCGCCGTTTCGATCGTATGGGTCGTTTGGTGGGTGACGAGGTGATGAAACGCCTTTTCAACACTCATGTGATGGTGATTGGTTTGGGCGGCGTGGGCTCTTGGGCTGCGGAATCCCTGGCTCGCTCCGGTGTGGGCAAACTGACGGTCATTGATTTCGATGAAATCTGCATCACCAACGCCAACCGCCAGTTGCATGCTTTGCAGGGCCTTGTGGGGAAAAAGAAAGCCGAAGTGATGGGCGAGCGTCTGCGCAAAATCAATCCGCAGAACACGGTCACTGTGATCCCGGAATTCTACAACGCTGAAAACTCTGAAATGATGTTGTCCCATAAGCCGGACTATATCGTGGACGCCATCGACAACCTGACGGCAAAAACCCACTTGCTGGCGACCTGCCGCGAGCGTGGTATCAAAGTCATCACTTCTGGTGGTTCCGCGGCGAAGATGGATCCGCTTCGTATCAAAAAAGCGGATCTGGCTGACACATATGTTGATCCAATGGCGGCGCAAGTTCGCAAAATGTTGCGCCAGAAATATGATTTCCCGGAAAAGAATTTCGGTATTCCTTGCATCTTCTCGGATGAAACTCCGATTCAACCGGTGGAATTGAAATACGACAACGGCCAGGGTTTCAAATGTGTATGCCCTAAAGGTCAAAACGATCTGCACAATTGTGACAGCCGTAACGTGATCTGGGGAACTGCAAGTTATGTGACGGGAGCTTTTGGTTTGGCCATGGCTTCTCACATTGTAAATGAAATCCACGCTCAAGTTTG
Coding sequences within it:
- a CDS encoding tRNA threonylcarbamoyladenosine dehydratase yields the protein METTQSPNLPQPQETEYVLHRRFDRMGRLVGDEVMKRLFNTHVMVIGLGGVGSWAAESLARSGVGKLTVIDFDEICITNANRQLHALQGLVGKKKAEVMGERLRKINPQNTVTVIPEFYNAENSEMMLSHKPDYIVDAIDNLTAKTHLLATCRERGIKVITSGGSAAKMDPLRIKKADLADTYVDPMAAQVRKMLRQKYDFPEKNFGIPCIFSDETPIQPVELKYDNGQGFKCVCPKGQNDLHNCDSRNVIWGTASYVTGAFGLAMASHIVNEIHAQVWAEAKA
- a CDS encoding TatD family hydrolase; the protein is MVGFGYWIDAHGHLADLRWQGQVDTIIDEARSKGIAFFMQGGVDPEDWQRQREIKARYPSHIGLCFGLHPYWVAAHDDDECEQALDLLAQALPEADGLGELGLDFRPHIMKDSMERQIGVFEQQLELGHITGKPLVLHLVQAHEESLKIMDVWGLPKQKGMVHSFNGSAYKAQDFLQRGLMLSIGGPVCRPDNQKLHQAVREIPLEQLLIESDSPDQGPPAYKGRLNPPESIWEVARTIGELKSLDPLEILDITTANFRRLGIGPQSAGPAARS
- a CDS encoding RluA family pseudouridine synthase; this encodes MQIEFLLHLGAIYHNHQRTTENSSVSVGDYIRVHTKPRRFTANDGHWRSRIVFENEHFVVANKISGLPVHASVDNLHENLQSYLQQTINQPVYVTHRLDVPTRGLIVYAKRPEFQTEFNKLLIAREMQKIYRARVQGQGLSTGLLQHYMEPSPRAPKVVSKEQQPKWQECLLEILEFSKLENEMSEVRIKLHTGRTHQIRAQLSAEGHPIVGDVAYGALKVWEEERIELEACELAFTNPLTGENHEFKI
- a CDS encoding DedA family protein; the encoded protein is MSQFAYQPGMVYAGLIAMMALSAVGFPLPEEVTLISVGILAFMGAHPAHFPPPYEGAPVVNVHTAAIIAFTAVVASDTLIYVIGRVFGRKLLYHPRVHKFFPEHMMKRVEEWTHKYGAYACGIFRFTPGLRFPGHLACGMLRYPVWKFLVIDGIAALISVPTQIYLLAHYGEPILKYLRQFKLVLFGIIGLLVVYFVAKKIHQRWSARAASR